One Pelodiscus sinensis isolate JC-2024 chromosome 24, ASM4963464v1, whole genome shotgun sequence DNA segment encodes these proteins:
- the LOC142819567 gene encoding LOW QUALITY PROTEIN: uncharacterized protein LOC142819567 (The sequence of the model RefSeq protein was modified relative to this genomic sequence to represent the inferred CDS: deleted 1 base in 1 codon) produces MDPAPAQPPLRSWAAGARPGRAGSWAVPPGPGPSPLFRVRPLQEPSARRGPSLPCLSLQERIRLFQDSLAASEGPGPQARARGGQELKPSGRAWPPGGSEARGPPRRGPSPHPSGSGPPAHGAQGEAAEAQRGPSVRPGRSVREQVRAYELCLGASQAPRAATAPQAGAGLTGAPAAGPQQSQAAWAREQEPGAPSKGEGPSGRTQPQRARDGSSRALGLGALRAGARVLGLPQAPSDAGRAQAAQAGGAAGEGRPRAGLAGGPFRSHQPRPGPLMSSPLPSDGRAPGPPPALPPTPWGLGDSDEDSDSTASSLTAPSEQSQPDGRSFTLSLAELREFGLDGKEASLEEGCSASLNSSLSGVSLIPAQELEQLLEEVKGLGAESLEQPQGIQVVVLHKDEGVGLGFSIVGGSDQRQRVTIHRVFASGLAAQAGTVQPGDEVLSINGHTLTGCSHGEAQRALLRARPARQAIVVLRKRGVDRLPNGPPSAPGPRPPPSAPGATVMPVQLLKGAYGLGFSLAGGLGSLQGDRPLTVKKIFQGGPTDLLQPGDELLQLGERSLQGLMRLEAWQLIRALPPGPVQLLLRRGKP; encoded by the exons ATGGACCCGGCCCCTGCCCAACCGCCGCTGAGGAGCTGGGCTGCCGGAGCCAGGCCTGGGCGAGCTGGGAGCTGGGCCGTCCCGCCGGGGCCTGGGCCGTCCCCCCTTTTCCGAGTGAGGCCCCTGCAGGAGCCGTCGGCCCGCAGGGGCCCGAGCCTCCCGTGCCTCAGCCTGCAGGAGCGCATCAGGCTCTTCCAGGACAGCTTGGCGGCGAGTGAGGGCCCCGGTCCCCAGGCCCGGGCcagggggggccaggagctgaaGCCCAGTGGAAGGGCCTGGCCGCCCGGTGGGAGTGAGGCAAGGGGCCCCCCCCGCAggggcccctccccacaccccagcgGCTCCGGGCCCCCAGCCCACGGGGCGCAGGGGGAGGCAGCTGAGGCGCAGCGGGGCCCCAGCGTGAGGCCAGGCCGCTCGGTCAGGGAGCAGGTTCGCGCCTACGAGCTGTGCCTTGGGGCGAGCCAGGCTCCCCGCGCAGCCACTGCCCCCCAGGCCGGAGCGGGGCTGACGGGGGCCCCAGCAGCCGGGCCCCAGCAAAGCCAGGCAGCGTgggccagggagcaggagccggggGCCCCCAGCAAAGGGGAAGGGCCCTCGGGCCGTACCCAGCCCCAGCGTGCCAGGGACGGCAGCAGTAGAGCCCTTGGCCTGGGGGCCCTGAGGGCAGGAGCCAGAGttctggggctgccccaggccccctcaGACGCGGGCAGAGCCCAGGCAgcccaggcggggggggcagctggggaggggcggccacgggctgggctggctggggggccattcaggagccaccagccccggcccggccccctgaTGTCCTCGCCGCTCCCTTCGGACGGCAGGGCTCCAGGGccacccccggccctgccccccactccctggggcTTGGGGGACTCCGACGAGGACTCTGACTCCACGGCGTCCTCCCTCACCGCCCCCAGCGAGCAGAGCCAGCCCGACGGCAGGAGCTTCACCCTCAG cctggctgagctgcgggaGTTTGGCCTGGACGGGAAGGAGGCGTCCCTGGAAGAGGGCTGCTCGGCCTCCCTCAACTCCAGCCTGTCCGGGGTGTCCCTGATCCCggcccaggagctggagcagctgctggaggaggtgaagggcctgggagcagagagCCTGGAG CAGCCGCAGGGGATCCAGGTGGTCGTGCTGCACAAGGACGAAGGGGTCGGGCTGGGCTTCAGCATCGTGGGGGGGAGCGACCAGCGCCAGAGGGTGACG ATCCACCGCGTCTTCGCCAGCGGCCTGGCCGCCCAGGCGGGCACCGTCCAGCCGGGGGACGAGGTCCTGTCCATCAACGGGCACACGCTGACGGGCTGCAGCCACGGGGAGGCGCAGCGAGCCCTCCTTCGGGCCCGGCCCGCCCGGCAGGCCATCGTGGTGCTGCGCAAGCGGGGTGTGGACCGGCTCCCCAACGGTCCCCCCTCAGCACCGGGCCCGCGGCCCCCTCCGTCCGCTCCAG GCGCCACGGTGATGCCCGTGCAGCTGCTGAAAGGTGCCTATGGGCTTGGTTTCAGCCTGGCCGGGGGCCTGGGGTCGCTGCAGGGGGACAGGCCGCTGACTGTCAAGAAGATCTTCCAGG GGGGCCCCACGGACCTCCTGCAGCCGGGCGacgagctgctccagctgggggagaggagcctgCAGGGACTGATGCGGCTGGAGGCCTGGCAGCTCatcagggccctg cccccggggcccgtccAGCTCCTGCTGAGGAGGGGGAAGCCCTGA
- the UBAP2L gene encoding ubiquitin-associated protein 2-like isoform X12 — translation MNRGPGLSRSAQTVSCFCPLQLGRDTEACHFLCLGAWRTATEEWGTEDWNEDLSETKIFTASNVSSVPLPAETVTITAGQRIDLAVLLGKTPSSLENESSTLDSTQAPSLAQPLVFSNSKQPALPQPASGNAFPHHSMVNMLGKGFGDVGEAKSSSTTGSQFLEQFKTAQALAQLAAQHTQPGGSSSPSSWDMASPAQSSALVQYDLKTPTDSSVHSPFTKRQAFPPASAMMEVFMQDKQPVGTASATGPPPPSSPLPGKSNPLPQMSPGSSDNQSSSPQPVQQKLKQQKKKTSLTSKIPALAVEMPGSADISGLNLQFGALQFGSEPVLSEYESTPTTSASVSQAQSSLYTSTASESSSAISSNQSQESGYQGSTIQTATYTSQNSAQGPLYEQRSTQTRRYPNSISSSPQKDLSQAKNGFSSVQPTPLQPAQAGEGAPGPVVKSDSPSAPNIAPLSDAVSASSLLTTASQHVSALSSLNHSEELPSTTTAQLSSTLPAQQNSLSSSASSGRTSTSTLLHTSVESDASLHPSASTFSTSSSTVSAAPPVVSVSSSLSSVSSLGLSLSSNSTVTASTRSSVVTTSGKAPPNLPPGVPPLLPNPYIMAPGLLHAYPPQVYGYDDLQMLQTRFPLDYYSIPFPTPTTPLTGRDGSLSSNPYSGDLTKFGRGDASSPAPATTLAQPQQSQTQTHHTTQQPFLNPALPPGYSYTSLPYYTGVPGLPSTFQYGPAVFPVAPTSSKQHGVNVSVNASAAPFQQASGYGSHGYSTGVSVTSSNTGVPDISGSVYSKTQQSFEKQGFHTGTPAASFNLPSALGSGGPINPATAAAYPPAPFMHILTPHQQPHSQILHHHLQQDGQLPYLQMILCCQRQQEDQGGTGQRSQGSSIPQKSQANKSAYNSYNWGAN, via the exons AATTGACCTTGCCGTGCTGTTAGGAAAGACGCCCTCCTCTCTGGAGAACGAGTCGTCCACCCTGGATTCCacccaggccccttctctggcccagcCACTGGTGTTCAGCAATTCCAAGCAGCCAGCGCTCCCCCAGCCTGCGTCCGGTAACGCCTTCCCTCATCACAGCATG GTGAACATGCTGGGGAAGGGGTTTGGAGACGTGGGAGAGgccaaaagcagcagcaccaccggCTCGCAGTTCCTGGAGCAGTTCAAGACGGCTCAGGCGCTGGCTCAGCTGGCGGCTCAGCACACCCAGCCTGGcgggagcagcagcccctcctcctggGACATGGCCTCTCCGGCACAGTCCTCGGCTCTGGTGCAGTACG ATCTAAAGACCCCAACGGACTCCTCAGTTCACAGCCCCTTCACCAAGCGCCAGGCTTTCCCGCCAGCCTCAGCCATGATGGAAGTGTTCATGCAGGACAAGCAGCCTGTGGGCACAGCCTCTGCAACAGGACCACCTCCCCCCTCGTCCCCTCTGCCCGGCAAAAGCAACCCCCTTCCCCAGATGTCCCCGGGGTCGTCAGACAACCAGTCCTCCAGCCCGCAGCCCGTGCAGCAGAAGCtcaagcagcagaagaagaaaacctCCTTGACGTCCAAG ATTCCTGCCCTCGCAGTGGAAATGCCTggctcagcagacatctcagggCTAAACCTGCAGTTTGGGGCGTTACAATTTGGTTCGGAGCCTGTTCTCTCGGAGTACGAATCGACACCCACGACGAGCGCCTCTGTGAGCCAGGCTCAAAGCAGCCTCTACACCAGCACTGCGAG TGAATCCTCATCGGCAATTTCGTCCAATCAAAGCCAGGAGTCTGGTTACCAGGGCAGCACGATACAGACAGCAACGTATACCTCCCAGAACAGCGCTCAGGGACCACTGTACGAACAGAGATCCACCCAGACCAGGCGATACCCAAACTCCATCTCCTCCTCGCCCCAGAAAGACCTGAGCCAAGCCAAG AATGGTTTCAGCTCTGTCCAGCCCACCCCATTGCAGCCTGCGCAGGCTGGTGAAG GTGCTCCAGGTCCTGTCGTGAAATCAgattctccctctgcccccaatatCGCCCCCCTGAGCGACGCAGTATCCGCCTCGTCCCTGCTGACGACCGCCAGCCAGCACGTCTCGGCGCTGAGCAGCCTGAACCACAGCGAGGAGCTCCCCAGTACGACCACGGCCCAGCTCAGCAG CACGTTACCCGCCCAGCAGAACAGCCTCTCCTCGTCGGCGTCCTCTGGGCGCACGTCGACGTCCACTCTTCTG CACACGAGCGTGGAGAGTGACGCAAGCCTCCATCCCTCTGCTAGcactttctccacctcctccagcaCCGTCTCGGCCGCCCCGCCTGTGGTCAGCGTCTCCTCCAGCCTCAGCAGcgtcagcagcctgggccttAGCCTCAGCAGCAACTCCACAGTGACCGCCTCCACTCGCAGCTCTGTGGTGACCACGTCAG GAAAAGCCCCTCCCAACCTCCCTCCTGGAGTCCCCCCATTGTTGCCTAACCCGTACATCATGGCTCCAGGGCTGCTACACGCCTATCCG CCGCAGGTGTACGGGTATGACGACTTGCAGATGCTGCAGACAAGATTCCCCTTG GATTACTACAGCATCCCGTTCCCGACCCCCACCACCCCGCTGACGGGCAGAGACGGCAGCCTGAGCAGCAATCCATACTCGG GTGACCTCACGAAGTTCGGCCGCGGCGACGCCTCCTCGCCCGCCCCAGCCACGACCTTGGCGCAGCCTCAGCAGAGCCAGACGCAGACACACCACACCACGCAGCAGCCCTTCCTGAACCCCGCGCTGCCCCCCGGCTACAGCTACACCAGCCTGCCCTACTACACAGGGGTCCCGGGGCTCCCCAGCACCTTCCAGTACGGGCCCGCCGtgttccct GTCGCGCCTACCTCTTCCAAGCAGCACGGTGTGAACGTCAGCGTCAACGCCTCGGCCGCCCCTTTCCAGCAGGCCAGCGGCTACGGCTCCCACGGCTACAGCACCG GTGTGTCAGTGACGTCCAGTAACACGGGAGTGCCAGACATCTCGGGCTCCGTCTACTCCAAGACGCAG CAATCCTTCGAGAAGCAGGGATTCCACACCGGGACCCCGGCAGCCTCCTTCAACTTGCCTTCAGCGCTCGGCAGCGGCGGGCCCATCAACCCTGCGACGGCTGCAGCCTACCCGCCGGCCCCCTTCATGCACATCCTGACCCCGCACCAGCAGCCCCACTCGCAGATCCTCCACCACCACCTGCAGCAGGACGGCCAG CTTCCATATTTGCAGATGATTCTGTGCTGCCAGCGCCAGCAGGAAGACCAG ggcggCACGGGACAGCGCAGCCAGGGCAGCTCCATCCCCCAGAAATCCCAGGCCAACAAGTCCGCCTACAACAGCTACAACTGGGGCGCCAACTGA